The DNA segment ATGCAGCAAGGGGCTCTCGTGTTGGATACGCACGACCATATCGTCGATATGAATGACCAAGCTACCACTGCCCTGCAGACGAGGCCCAACGAAGCCCTCGGCCGACCACTTGAACAAATCAGTCCGGATCTATCGGCGCTCGGTAGCGCAACACAGGCCGGGCAAACGATTTACCGTCCCAATGGGGTGTCCCAGTCGTACGACGTCTCCGAAAGTCTCGTAACAGATATCCATGATCGGACTATCGGCCGGGTCATTACCTTACACGATGTGAGTAACCTTCTCCGTGACCAGCAACGGCTAGAGGTTCTCCACCGGGTCTTCCGGCACAACATCCGAACGAACGTACAAGTCATCCTCGGTAACGCTGCGTATCTAGCCACGCACAATAGTGAGTCGAAGGCCGCAACCCTGCAAGAACACGCCGTCGAAATCAATGAACTCGGGGAAAAAGTCCGTTCGGTTATCGATATCTTTGAACAAAGCCGGGAGGAACGAGATACTCTCAGCCTGAACTCTATTCTCGACGAGTGTCTCGACTCGACCAGCGAAGCGTATCCCGAGGTCACGTTCGAGTATGCTTCCGGGCAGGCCGATTTCGCGGTGGATTGCCTGTTTGATGTCGTCTGTCTGAATATCATTCAAAACGCCGCTCAACACAATACCTCTCCCGACCCTGTTGTGTCAATCGAGGTCGAACGGGACGGCGAATACGTTCAGGTCACTGTCCAGGACAACGGGCCCGGTATTGACTCCAACGAGCTCGCTCTCGTAGAACATGGCTCGGAAACGCCGCTAAAGCACGGGAGCGGATTCGGGCTTGCACTGGTTGTGTGGGGAACTGATATCGCAGGTGGGACCGTCGATATCGAGTCGAGTGAGACGACGGGAACGACTGTCATCCTACGGATTCCGATTCTCTCATCAAAATAAGTAACCGGGACGTTGAGAAGGTGGACGGTTCTTCCTCTGTGCCTGAGTGAGCACCGCTCTACAGTATTCAGTATCTTTCCATTATTGCACAATTCTATCGTTCCAAAACTTCAAAACCTATCCCGCCACCCCCTCCAAGGAAGCTTGTATATTGTATATATCCTTCTGAGACACTACCGTTGTGTTTTTATATGTGGCTGTAGTATTGGGAGTAAGAAACAATACTATGGCCAACCACGAACCTACTCAGATGCTGGGTGTCACCGGGGAGAACTGTCCGATGCCGGTCGTCAAGGCGAAACAAACCATTGACGAGCTATCGTCGGGTGAAAAAGCGAGCACGGACGTTCTCAAGCACTACGTCCGCACAACGATGACTACGGGACCTCAACAGGCGGCTACGGCAGATATACTACCTGACTATGACTGGAGAAATTCTGACAATAGTGTCGACTCGGCGCTGGCCGCCCAGCACACGACCGACTCGAATCTCCAGTCGCTCATCTTCCACTCATGACACGGGTCTCAAACAAGGACGTCGACGCGACCGACTCGACACATCGGGAAGTCGGCGAGGGCCTGCTAGAGGAGGATATGGGTCCGAGTTCAGCCATGGCCCATCTTTACCGCGGCGAGATCCATCGGATGAAGTTCTGGCGCGAGCGCCTCGACCGGACAACCAACTGGGCAGTGTTGGTAATCTCTGCAATCCTTACGTGGGCCTTTTCGCGGCCGGACATTCCGCATTACATCCTCTTGATCGGAACGGCCACGCTTGCAGTGTTTCTGTTCATTGAGGCCAGGCGATACCGAGGTTACGATATCTGGCGCAGCCGAGTTAGAACACTGCAAGCAAACGTCTTCGCCTACGGGTTAGACCCCGCTGCAGGCGTGGCCGATCCGGACTGGCGCAAGTCACTGAGTGCCGATTACCGACAGCCGACGATCAAAATCAGCACGGAAGAAGCTATCGCGCACCGACTCCGACGAGTGTACCTGCCGCTTTTCACTGTCTTACTAACCGCCTGGCTCATACGAATTACCGTGTTCAGTTCCGGTTCGTGGACAGATAGCGCTGCTATCGGTATGCTTCCCGGCGTCGTCGTCATCGGCACTGTCGGACTACTATACGCCGCTGCAATCGTAGTCGCCGTCCGCCCCAGAACATGGCACGCAAAAGGAGAGCTTCGGTCCGAAGATCTCCGCCAATAGGTATTGACTGGAATTCACCGAAGTCCCACGGAAATTATGTAGCGATGGTGCATGCTGTGGGTCACATCGATCACGGACACGAAATAATCGGTCAGTTCGTCTAGGTTCTACACCAGTGTCGATGCACTATTGGAGATTCATCGCTATCCAAATGTAACCAACTGGGAACTACGATTAGTAGCACATACCAATCAGGCTGGGACATGATGACTCAACCTTTACTGCTGCACCGGGAGAGGCGCCAGTACAGTATTCAGGCTACAGCAGAGGAGGATCACCGGTGACCACGCTTGCACGCAATATCAGTTCCTGGCTACTCGTCGCTACTGTGGTGGCCACCAGTGGGACAGTCGGGACAACAGTTGCATTTCAGGATTCTGCACAGGACATACAAACAGAGAACGAAGCCCTCCACGCTGAAAACGAGGAATTGCGTGAACAACTGAACGAGACCCGGGAAGACCGAAAAGCGGAAAAATCCCGTGCTGAAAACCTCAACAAACAGTTAGAAACACGCAACGAGGACGTAGACACACTTCTTTCGGAACTAGAAAGGAAAGAAAAGATGTTAAATGCCAGCCAAGCCCGGCTCGCGGAATCCCGAGAAAACCAAGCGGGCATGTCACGGTCCGAAATGGAAAAACGGCTCGATTATCTCTGTGCACAGCCAGAGAACATTGACCGATTTGGTTGCCAGGAGTTCGGTCCCGATGAGTGACAACTGAGAGCTTGGTCCTTGCGTAAGCCACATTTCAGAACCGCTGAGTCTGTCCTATACTGCTGGTCTGGCCATTACACGATATCCCACCCCGTGTTGTGAAATCCTTCACAAATAGCCGACGGTGACAGTTACGGGAGCTACCGCACGCTCGGAATACCCTATCCTGTAGTCGGTCTTACCTGCTCATTGGTGCTTTTGGAAGAGCGATGAAGGGGTTGTTCTCAGTACAGACGAGAAACCTGTGCTTGACTCCGCCACAGAGTATACGGAATTTGAGTGGAGATGAGCCCTAAACCGCATAAAACCGCAGTGGAACACTTCTACCGAGCCTGTACAGCACAGAATTTGATATAGCGTTATATAGTTTATGTTCTGCGGTAATGCGACCATCTGTATCTGTCTTGTTATGGGTTTCTGCATGAGAAAACAATACAAGACAAACTATTAGTCGTACGATGGAAATACGCTACATACGAAAACTCGGTGATTCAGACGAACCAGCTAGAGCAGTTCGTCGGTTACTGCAGTTCACACCCAAAATCCAATGACTGAAACTCGCTACTCAACGATGGACTTAGCCGACTGCGAGTCTTTCTATCACGAAACCGTCGTACCGACGATGGAAACCGACGGGCTGGACCCGACCGCTGAAACCCCCACGTACACCTGGCTGAACGGACAGTTCCCGGGATTCGTAAAGCATCTCCAACGGCGATTCGACCTGTCCCCGGGGCAGTTCTACGACGAGATCGGAGTCCCAGAAGCCACGACGACATCAGGATCATTTGACTTCCTCTCTGTCAACACCCAGCGGGCCATCGAGGGGTACCTCGAGGAACTTTCGACTCGACGTGGGCGTGCTGACGCGACAATCGACACACGGCGGTCGATTCTACGACGCTACGCGAAAGTATATACCAATATCCACGATACGAAAGATTTGCTCGCACCGCTGGAGAATCCCGACGAACGCGTTGCAGAGATGGATCGGGTAGCGGCGACGTTTGATGCGCTGGACCAACTGGACGATGCCCTGACGACGCTTGCGTCACGGCGTAAATACGTTCAGGACACGCGGCAGTTCTACAAACACCTGGTGATGTTCGGAAACGCCGCGTACAATCCACTGGCTGACCTCGAAATCCGGTTTGGATGGGATAGAACCCCGTCCTGGGACAACAAAGCACTCGATAGAACCGCCGTCCAACGCTTGTATGGAGCAGCGAGTGAGCTACGGGATCGATTCATCGTGGTCGCATGCTGCGGTTGGGGGCTTCGCCCGAGTGAAGTCGCATCGCTACATATTCGACAGCTCAACCTCGATCCGGACGATGACTCGCATCCGTACATAGAGTTCGGTGACGGCGAGCGGAAAAATGGTCCTGGGACCGTGGCTCTCCTGGCCGGTCTGGAGACGGTAGAACGCCGTATAGAGACGCTTGCCGATCCAGAGTGGAGTGGCTACCTCTTGCCCTCTCCGTCCGCAGCCACTGGCCATCTAACCGCCGAAACCGTCCGACGACGGTTCAAATCAGTGGCTGAGGCCGCAGATGTCACTGTCGACGGCGACACGCCAACGCCAAAAACCGGCCGTCGATTCTGGTACACTACGTACGGCGCTGCTGTCAGGCGGGTTGCGGAACGGTTCGAAGACGTCGCAGCGGAGCAGGGCTCGGCGTCTGCACAAGTCGTACTCGATAACTACCTCTCGGAGTCTGAAGCCCGGTCTCACCGGCGGGCGGAGATGCGCGAGACGCTCGCAGGGCTGTTCGTCGAGTAGCCCGCGTTTTGCGAGACCGCTGTAGAGATGCCAGCTGGCTATATCGTATAGCTATACCGTCTGACTAATCTTTATATCTGTGCGGTGAATCCGATACGGTATGCTGACCTACACCGTGTACAGCGAGGCCGGCGGTGTCGGCAAGACAACGATGGCGGCGAACCTCGCCGTCGCCGACGCCCGGGCTGGTCACGACGTACTGGCAATCGATATGGATCCACAGGAGGGGAGCCTCTCGTTCCTGTTCGACGTCGCGGACCGCCGAACGGACTCGGAGGCCGACAGTTTAGTACGACACCTCGTCGAACGGCCACGCGGGCCGTTCGCTGACCTCATTGAGACCTCAGAGGGTGTCGATGTCCTTCCCGCACACAACTCTCTGGAAGTGCTCTCGAAACACCTTCGGCGTCGCGAGGAGGAAGCGGCGGACTTCGGTGAGAACTGGAACCCGAACGTCCAGCTCCTTCGTGTGCTAAAGGACGCGGGCGTTCCGTCTGAGTACGACACTGTCATCATCGACCCGCCTGCGACCGCGGACGTAAAACTGTACAACGCATTGCACGCGACGCGGAACCTCGTTATCCCGTTTGAACCCAGCGGGAAAGGCCAACAGTCCGTCGAGGGCCTCGCAGACCTCGTGACCGGGCTTGAAGACACGCTAGATATCAACGTGGGCGTGTTAGCTGCTGTACCGAATCGGTTCAAAGGGACCAACGATCAAGAGGAGATGCTCAAACGGCTCCGTGCGGAGTCGTACGATATACCTGTCGTGTTCCGGGAGCGGACGTCCTTGCTTGAAGGCTGTTGGCGCAAACAGTGTTCAGCGTTCAAATACATTGAAGAACACCGGAGTCGGGAACGTGACTACGAAATCGAAACGCTGGAGC comes from the Haloarcula hispanica ATCC 33960 genome and includes:
- a CDS encoding histidine kinase N-terminal 7TM domain-containing protein yields the protein MVLVATIAVGVTGGLLAWKERPEPGADPLILLLAGQCWWSATLIFRIDAATLSSKVFWVDVSWIGVAIIPIAWLLFSLEYAGYTEYTARKHILLYSIVPAITVFLGLTSHSHQLLYTNSVIIQEHGIATLNRTPGVWFWIIAGYTYLLGLLGALPLLKLVTSQVDPFRGQSLALLLGLLAPWVTNVLFLMGSLPSAGVDPTPIAFAVSGLAYLGALTRFQLFGANPTPIRHARNSLFQQMQQGALVLDTHDHIVDMNDQATTALQTRPNEALGRPLEQISPDLSALGSATQAGQTIYRPNGVSQSYDVSESLVTDIHDRTIGRVITLHDVSNLLRDQQRLEVLHRVFRHNIRTNVQVILGNAAYLATHNSESKAATLQEHAVEINELGEKVRSVIDIFEQSREERDTLSLNSILDECLDSTSEAYPEVTFEYASGQADFAVDCLFDVVCLNIIQNAAQHNTSPDPVVSIEVERDGEYVQVTVQDNGPGIDSNELALVEHGSETPLKHGSGFGLALVVWGTDIAGGTVDIESSETTGTTVILRIPILSSK
- a CDS encoding sulfurtransferase TusA family protein, giving the protein MANHEPTQMLGVTGENCPMPVVKAKQTIDELSSGEKASTDVLKHYVRTTMTTGPQQAATADILPDYDWRNSDNSVDSALAAQHTTDSNLQSLIFHS
- a CDS encoding DUF2270 domain-containing protein, which produces MTRVSNKDVDATDSTHREVGEGLLEEDMGPSSAMAHLYRGEIHRMKFWRERLDRTTNWAVLVISAILTWAFSRPDIPHYILLIGTATLAVFLFIEARRYRGYDIWRSRVRTLQANVFAYGLDPAAGVADPDWRKSLSADYRQPTIKISTEEAIAHRLRRVYLPLFTVLLTAWLIRITVFSSGSWTDSAAIGMLPGVVVIGTVGLLYAAAIVVAVRPRTWHAKGELRSEDLRQ
- a CDS encoding chromosome partition protein yields the protein MTTLARNISSWLLVATVVATSGTVGTTVAFQDSAQDIQTENEALHAENEELREQLNETREDRKAEKSRAENLNKQLETRNEDVDTLLSELERKEKMLNASQARLAESRENQAGMSRSEMEKRLDYLCAQPENIDRFGCQEFGPDE
- a CDS encoding tyrosine-type recombinase/integrase, which produces MTETRYSTMDLADCESFYHETVVPTMETDGLDPTAETPTYTWLNGQFPGFVKHLQRRFDLSPGQFYDEIGVPEATTTSGSFDFLSVNTQRAIEGYLEELSTRRGRADATIDTRRSILRRYAKVYTNIHDTKDLLAPLENPDERVAEMDRVAATFDALDQLDDALTTLASRRKYVQDTRQFYKHLVMFGNAAYNPLADLEIRFGWDRTPSWDNKALDRTAVQRLYGAASELRDRFIVVACCGWGLRPSEVASLHIRQLNLDPDDDSHPYIEFGDGERKNGPGTVALLAGLETVERRIETLADPEWSGYLLPSPSAATGHLTAETVRRRFKSVAEAADVTVDGDTPTPKTGRRFWYTTYGAAVRRVAERFEDVAAEQGSASAQVVLDNYLSESEARSHRRAEMRETLAGLFVE
- a CDS encoding ParA family protein produces the protein MLTYTVYSEAGGVGKTTMAANLAVADARAGHDVLAIDMDPQEGSLSFLFDVADRRTDSEADSLVRHLVERPRGPFADLIETSEGVDVLPAHNSLEVLSKHLRRREEEAADFGENWNPNVQLLRVLKDAGVPSEYDTVIIDPPATADVKLYNALHATRNLVIPFEPSGKGQQSVEGLADLVTGLEDTLDINVGVLAAVPNRFKGTNDQEEMLKRLRAESYDIPVVFRERTSLLEGCWRKQCSAFKYIEEHRSRERDYEIETLEQFEELAAHLRQTREQEATA